A stretch of the Medicago truncatula cultivar Jemalong A17 chromosome 5, MtrunA17r5.0-ANR, whole genome shotgun sequence genome encodes the following:
- the LOC11426012 gene encoding putative leucine-rich repeat-containing protein DDB_G0290503 has translation MNMEPKTEPVSPPYFHFTNPNNNLEDKSIHDLVLVLRGTCQWETFDSVEAVLESRDIRLREENQKLQQDFEMERLKLKEQLDMEILSRLHAEFEFRKREEICSKVQENYEALLKEVKVNRKSNEALEKKNNEVDVLRRKIVELENEVLELKKLKKKWEEDDIELGVLRKMIGELQSKIGELEETVKKNLATMNELRNESRKLTEEKCEVEILLKALKRNRKFIRVGERAATSEEDIILLTSLEEEVPMVDHFEENVGDNEFRNEDAYHTLGVAGSRRCLSSSAGGSLKLENEIEIINHDNDDDQSISRGVHEKKACSGITANPCSSVALATQQESKFSNAVDRVKRKSSFDGSLPFLHNLTIWSGAKKKNM, from the exons ATGAACATGGAACCCAAAACTGAACCTGTGTCACCACCATATTTCCATTTTACAAACCCTAACAACAACCTTGAAGATAAGTCTATTCATGATCTTGTTCTGGTACTGCGTGGAACTTGTCAATGGGAAACTTTTGACAGTGTTGAAGCTGTTTTGGAGAGTAGGGATATAAGACTCAGAGAAGAGAATCAAAAGTTGCAACAAGACTTTGAAATGGAGAGACTAAAGCTTAAAGAGCAGCTTGACATGGAGATACTTTCAAGGTTGCATGCTGAGTTTGAGTttagaaaaagagaagaaatatGTTCGAAAGTGCAAGAAAATTATGAAGCTCTCTTGAAAGAGGTTAAGGTAAATAGAAAAAGTAATGAAGCGTTAGAAAAGAAGAACAATGAAGTTGATGtgttaagaagaaagattgtTGAATTAGAGAATGAAGTTTTGGAGTTGAAGAAGTTAAAGAAAAAATGGGAGGAAGATGATATTGAATTGGGTGTGTTAAGAAAAATGATTGGTGAATTACAGAGTAAAATTGGAGAATTGGAGGAAACAGTAAAGAAGAATTTGGCAACGATGAATGAGTTGAGGAATGAAAGCAGGAAATTGACAGAGGAGAAGTGCGAAGTGGAGATATTACTTAAGGCTTTGAAGAGGAACAGGAAGTTTATTCGAGTGGGTGAAAGAGCAGCAACATCGGAGGAAGATATCATACTTTTGACAAGCTTAGAAGAGGAAGTTCCTATGGTTGATCATTTTGAAGAGAATGTTGGTGACAACGAGTTCAGAAATGAAGATGCCTATCACACTCTTGGAGTTGCTGGTAGTAGGAGATGCCTATCATCATCAG CTGGTGGAAGTCTGAAACTGGAAAATGAGATTGAGATCATAAACCATGACAACGACGATGATCAATCTATCTCTAGAGGAGTACATGAAAAGAAAGCATGTTCTGGAATCACCGCAAATCCATGTTCATCAGTGGCACTGGCAACACAACAAGAAAGCAAATTTTCCAATGCAGTTGACAGAGTCAAAAGAAAATCTTCTTTCGATGGTTCATTGCCTTTTCTCCATAATCTTACAATATGGTCTggtgcaaaaaagaaaaacatgtag